In Candidatus Zixiibacteriota bacterium, a single window of DNA contains:
- a CDS encoding dihydrodipicolinate synthase family protein → MQKLKGVIVPVATPVDSAGDPDLAALRRLLSFLLAHSLDGLFANGSMGGFAHLTDASQYQIIETITAYPRGVPVVAGVSDTSISRVRQKIAVIQTMPVAALVLLPPYYYMCRQDELIRFFLLAADFAQKPIILYDNPRYTQNALEPATIAGLARHPNIHGIKISAPDVLKWEQLLEHELPRDRFSLVCGAEKLMDVALGMGFDGITGGLHNITPGLAVQLYRAASSGDAATASRLQAQLNRIYQVFEA, encoded by the coding sequence TTGCAGAAGTTGAAAGGCGTCATCGTCCCGGTTGCGACGCCGGTCGATTCAGCCGGGGACCCCGACCTTGCGGCCCTACGACGCCTGCTTTCCTTTTTGCTGGCGCATTCCCTCGACGGTCTGTTCGCTAATGGCTCGATGGGCGGCTTTGCGCACCTGACCGATGCTTCGCAATATCAGATCATCGAAACGATCACGGCGTACCCGCGGGGCGTGCCCGTGGTCGCCGGCGTGTCGGATACGAGTATCTCTCGTGTCCGCCAGAAGATTGCCGTGATTCAAACCATGCCCGTCGCGGCGCTCGTGCTGCTCCCTCCGTACTACTATATGTGCCGGCAGGACGAACTGATCCGCTTCTTCTTGCTCGCCGCCGATTTCGCACAGAAGCCGATCATTCTGTACGACAATCCGCGTTACACGCAGAATGCGCTCGAGCCGGCGACCATCGCCGGGCTGGCGCGTCATCCTAACATTCACGGAATTAAGATCAGCGCCCCGGACGTACTGAAGTGGGAACAGCTTTTGGAGCACGAGCTCCCTCGAGACCGTTTCTCGCTCGTCTGCGGAGCCGAGAAGCTGATGGATGTGGCGCTTGGCATGGGTTTCGACGGAATCACAGGCGGACTGCACAACATCACGCCGGGTCTGGCAGTGCAGCTTTATCGCGCGGCATCATCGGGGGATGCCGCGACTGCGTCGCGATTGCAGGCGCAGCTCAATCGCATCTATCAGGTCTTTGAAGC